A part of Arachis hypogaea cultivar Tifrunner chromosome 12, arahy.Tifrunner.gnm2.J5K5, whole genome shotgun sequence genomic DNA contains:
- the LOC112727671 gene encoding bZIP transcription factor TGA10 isoform X2, which produces MGFSITIQEQTPQEDQEAKPFMASNSGSFKSINSSTTPTQLEPLHLHHNHHHHHHNQIQEQQQHQISFGMMPSSSSSSIPGNYLNRDSGAYDLGELDQAFFMYLDGQPDPSTVQDQRQNSSSSGMRPPTLNIFPSQPMHVDPPPSNSKATTELASAQTNGSKRPSEPSMESTNPRNNAASAPEPPKPIKRENNRKGTTSSSEQEGPKTPDPKTLRRLAQNREAARKSRLRKKAYVQQLETSRIKLNQLEQELQRARAQGIFMGGNALLGGEQGLPLPMTTITSEAAMFDMEYGRWLEEHHRLVCELRAAVQEHLQENELRMYVENCLGHYDQVINLKSIVAKTDAFHIVFGMWKTPAERCFMWIGGFRPSELIKVIMAQIEPLTEQQILGICGLQQTTREAEEALSQGLEALNQSLTETITSDSLSSPPNMVNYMGQMAVAMSKLSTIEGFLRQADNLRQQTLHRLHQILTTRQSARCLLAIAEYFHRLRALSSLWMSRPRQE; this is translated from the exons ATGGGATTCTCTATAACTATTCAAGAACAAACACCACAAGAGGATCAAGAAGCAAAGCCTTTCATGGCTTCAAATAGTGGTAGTTTTAAGAGCATCAACTCAAGTACTACACCTACTCAACTTGAACCACTCCATCtacatcataatcatcatcatcatcatcataatcaaatACAAGAGCAACAACAACACCAAATTTCCTTCGGAATGAtgccatcttcttcttcttcatctatcccAGGAAACTATCT AAACAGAGATTCCGGAGCTTATGATTTGGGTGAACTGGATCAAGCCTTTTTCATGTATCTTGATGGTCAGCCTGACCCCTCTACTGTTCAAGACCAAAGAC AGAACTCATCATCTTCAGGAATGAGGCCACCAACTCTCAACATTTTCCCCTCTCAGCCTATGCACGTAGACCCCCCGCCATCCAATTCCAAG GCTACAACGGAATTGGCTTCTGCCCAAACCAATGGTTCCAAGAGGCCATCAGAGCCGTCCATGGAATCAACCAACCCGCGAAATAATGCCGCTTCTGCTCCTGAACCACCCAAACCTATAAAg CGAGAGAACAACCGCAAGGGCACAACTTCAAGTTCTGAACAAGAGGGACCAAAAACACCAGATCCTAAG ACACTAAGAAGACTTGCCCAGAATAGAGAGGCAGCAAGGAAAAGCAGGCTGAGGAAAAAG GCGTATGTTCAGCAGCTAGAAACAAGTAGGATTAAGCTGAATCAGTTGGAACAAGAGTTACAGAGAGCCAGAGCTCAA GGCATTTTCATGGGTGGAAATGCACTTTTGGGAGGAGAACAAGGCCTTCCTCTTCCTATGACTACTATTACCTCAg AGGCAGCAATGTTTGACATGGAATATGGAAGGTGGTTAGAGGAGCACCACCGTCTAGTGTGCGAACTAAGAGCAGCGGTGCAGGAACACCTGCAGGAGAACGAGCTAAGAATGTACGTTGAAAATTGCTTGGGTCATTATGACCAAGTGATTAATCTGAAGAGCATTGTGGCCAAAACAGACGCATTTCATATTGTTTTTGGAATGTGGAAAACACCAGCTGAACGCTGTTTCATGTGGATCGGTGGCTTCAGGCCTTCTGAACTCATTAAG GTTATTATGGCTCAAATTGAGCCTCTTACGGAGCAACAAATATTAGGGATATGTGGGTTGCAACAAACAACACGTGAGGCAGAAGAAGCTCTATCCCAAGGGCTTGAAGCTCTCAATCAATCACTAACAGAAACCATAACATCAGATTCATTGAGTTCTCCACCAAACATGGTTAATTACATGGGACAAATGGCTGTGGCCATGAGCAAGCTTTCAACTATCGAAGGTTTCCTTAGGCAG gCAGATAATTTGAGGCAGCAAACACTGCACCGTCTGCATCAGATTCTAACAACACGGCAATCCGCAAGGTGTTTGCTGGCAATAGCGGAGTACTTCCATCGCCTTAGAGCTCTCAGTTCTCTTTGGATGTCACGCCCTCgccaagaataa
- the LOC112727671 gene encoding bZIP transcription factor TGA10 isoform X1, which produces MGFSITIQEQTPQEDQEAKPFMASNSGSFKSINSSTTPTQLEPLHLHHNHHHHHHNQIQEQQQHQISFGMMPSSSSSSIPGNYLNRDSGAYDLGELDQAFFMYLDGQPDPSTVQDQRPENSSSSGMRPPTLNIFPSQPMHVDPPPSNSKATTELASAQTNGSKRPSEPSMESTNPRNNAASAPEPPKPIKRENNRKGTTSSSEQEGPKTPDPKTLRRLAQNREAARKSRLRKKAYVQQLETSRIKLNQLEQELQRARAQGIFMGGNALLGGEQGLPLPMTTITSEAAMFDMEYGRWLEEHHRLVCELRAAVQEHLQENELRMYVENCLGHYDQVINLKSIVAKTDAFHIVFGMWKTPAERCFMWIGGFRPSELIKVIMAQIEPLTEQQILGICGLQQTTREAEEALSQGLEALNQSLTETITSDSLSSPPNMVNYMGQMAVAMSKLSTIEGFLRQADNLRQQTLHRLHQILTTRQSARCLLAIAEYFHRLRALSSLWMSRPRQE; this is translated from the exons ATGGGATTCTCTATAACTATTCAAGAACAAACACCACAAGAGGATCAAGAAGCAAAGCCTTTCATGGCTTCAAATAGTGGTAGTTTTAAGAGCATCAACTCAAGTACTACACCTACTCAACTTGAACCACTCCATCtacatcataatcatcatcatcatcatcataatcaaatACAAGAGCAACAACAACACCAAATTTCCTTCGGAATGAtgccatcttcttcttcttcatctatcccAGGAAACTATCT AAACAGAGATTCCGGAGCTTATGATTTGGGTGAACTGGATCAAGCCTTTTTCATGTATCTTGATGGTCAGCCTGACCCCTCTACTGTTCAAGACCAAAGAC CAGAGAACTCATCATCTTCAGGAATGAGGCCACCAACTCTCAACATTTTCCCCTCTCAGCCTATGCACGTAGACCCCCCGCCATCCAATTCCAAG GCTACAACGGAATTGGCTTCTGCCCAAACCAATGGTTCCAAGAGGCCATCAGAGCCGTCCATGGAATCAACCAACCCGCGAAATAATGCCGCTTCTGCTCCTGAACCACCCAAACCTATAAAg CGAGAGAACAACCGCAAGGGCACAACTTCAAGTTCTGAACAAGAGGGACCAAAAACACCAGATCCTAAG ACACTAAGAAGACTTGCCCAGAATAGAGAGGCAGCAAGGAAAAGCAGGCTGAGGAAAAAG GCGTATGTTCAGCAGCTAGAAACAAGTAGGATTAAGCTGAATCAGTTGGAACAAGAGTTACAGAGAGCCAGAGCTCAA GGCATTTTCATGGGTGGAAATGCACTTTTGGGAGGAGAACAAGGCCTTCCTCTTCCTATGACTACTATTACCTCAg AGGCAGCAATGTTTGACATGGAATATGGAAGGTGGTTAGAGGAGCACCACCGTCTAGTGTGCGAACTAAGAGCAGCGGTGCAGGAACACCTGCAGGAGAACGAGCTAAGAATGTACGTTGAAAATTGCTTGGGTCATTATGACCAAGTGATTAATCTGAAGAGCATTGTGGCCAAAACAGACGCATTTCATATTGTTTTTGGAATGTGGAAAACACCAGCTGAACGCTGTTTCATGTGGATCGGTGGCTTCAGGCCTTCTGAACTCATTAAG GTTATTATGGCTCAAATTGAGCCTCTTACGGAGCAACAAATATTAGGGATATGTGGGTTGCAACAAACAACACGTGAGGCAGAAGAAGCTCTATCCCAAGGGCTTGAAGCTCTCAATCAATCACTAACAGAAACCATAACATCAGATTCATTGAGTTCTCCACCAAACATGGTTAATTACATGGGACAAATGGCTGTGGCCATGAGCAAGCTTTCAACTATCGAAGGTTTCCTTAGGCAG gCAGATAATTTGAGGCAGCAAACACTGCACCGTCTGCATCAGATTCTAACAACACGGCAATCCGCAAGGTGTTTGCTGGCAATAGCGGAGTACTTCCATCGCCTTAGAGCTCTCAGTTCTCTTTGGATGTCACGCCCTCgccaagaataa
- the LOC112727671 gene encoding bZIP transcription factor TGA10 isoform X3: MGFSITIQEQTPQEDQEAKPFMASNSGSFKSINSSTTPTQLEPLHLHHNHHHHHHNQIQEQQQHQISFGMMPSSSSSSIPGNYLNRDSGAYDLGELDQAFFMYLDGQPDPSTVQDQRPENSSSSGMRPPTLNIFPSQPMHVDPPPSNSKATTELASAQTNGSKRPSEPSMESTNPRNNAASAPEPPKPIKRENNRKGTTSSSEQEGPKTPDPKTLRRLAQNREAARKSRLRKKAYVQQLETSRIKLNQLEQELQRARAQGIFMGGNALLGGEQGLPLPMTTITSEAAMFDMEYGRWLEEHHRLVCELRAAVQEHLQENELRMYVENCLGHYDQVINLKSIVAKTDAFHIVFGMWKTPAERCFMWIGGFRPSELIKVIMAQIEPLTEQQILGICGLQQTTREAEEALSQGLEALNQSLTETITSDSLSSPPNMVNYMGQMAVAMSKLSTIEGFLRQII; the protein is encoded by the exons ATGGGATTCTCTATAACTATTCAAGAACAAACACCACAAGAGGATCAAGAAGCAAAGCCTTTCATGGCTTCAAATAGTGGTAGTTTTAAGAGCATCAACTCAAGTACTACACCTACTCAACTTGAACCACTCCATCtacatcataatcatcatcatcatcatcataatcaaatACAAGAGCAACAACAACACCAAATTTCCTTCGGAATGAtgccatcttcttcttcttcatctatcccAGGAAACTATCT AAACAGAGATTCCGGAGCTTATGATTTGGGTGAACTGGATCAAGCCTTTTTCATGTATCTTGATGGTCAGCCTGACCCCTCTACTGTTCAAGACCAAAGAC CAGAGAACTCATCATCTTCAGGAATGAGGCCACCAACTCTCAACATTTTCCCCTCTCAGCCTATGCACGTAGACCCCCCGCCATCCAATTCCAAG GCTACAACGGAATTGGCTTCTGCCCAAACCAATGGTTCCAAGAGGCCATCAGAGCCGTCCATGGAATCAACCAACCCGCGAAATAATGCCGCTTCTGCTCCTGAACCACCCAAACCTATAAAg CGAGAGAACAACCGCAAGGGCACAACTTCAAGTTCTGAACAAGAGGGACCAAAAACACCAGATCCTAAG ACACTAAGAAGACTTGCCCAGAATAGAGAGGCAGCAAGGAAAAGCAGGCTGAGGAAAAAG GCGTATGTTCAGCAGCTAGAAACAAGTAGGATTAAGCTGAATCAGTTGGAACAAGAGTTACAGAGAGCCAGAGCTCAA GGCATTTTCATGGGTGGAAATGCACTTTTGGGAGGAGAACAAGGCCTTCCTCTTCCTATGACTACTATTACCTCAg AGGCAGCAATGTTTGACATGGAATATGGAAGGTGGTTAGAGGAGCACCACCGTCTAGTGTGCGAACTAAGAGCAGCGGTGCAGGAACACCTGCAGGAGAACGAGCTAAGAATGTACGTTGAAAATTGCTTGGGTCATTATGACCAAGTGATTAATCTGAAGAGCATTGTGGCCAAAACAGACGCATTTCATATTGTTTTTGGAATGTGGAAAACACCAGCTGAACGCTGTTTCATGTGGATCGGTGGCTTCAGGCCTTCTGAACTCATTAAG GTTATTATGGCTCAAATTGAGCCTCTTACGGAGCAACAAATATTAGGGATATGTGGGTTGCAACAAACAACACGTGAGGCAGAAGAAGCTCTATCCCAAGGGCTTGAAGCTCTCAATCAATCACTAACAGAAACCATAACATCAGATTCATTGAGTTCTCCACCAAACATGGTTAATTACATGGGACAAATGGCTGTGGCCATGAGCAAGCTTTCAACTATCGAAGGTTTCCTTAGGCAG ATAATTTGA